One window of the Cryptomeria japonica chromosome 7, Sugi_1.0, whole genome shotgun sequence genome contains the following:
- the LOC131047287 gene encoding putative UPF0481 protein At3g02645: MKRSVSCVSVFFLYTLVSEFFFNWRSWNPRMQFKKRLIQIAGLFNNLRIEEEEQEELCVSVFSVPKDLLAAKPEAYTPQCVSIGPYHHWRSELNEMERYKLAAARAFQKLIEGHSFESVVKEVRNYERRIRSCYHKYLDYNGEALAWLMALDACFVLECLHFLAKPAYQDSSEGIQVAKCLDPFGRSGTHNAILRDVTMLENQLPLFLLQKLLEIQLGSKDMAEERLSSLDEKPPSPDQTGVAQEYSCLWKALTSLDIGPIREFRKRVLKHRVVQFLMKLPLHLLSVLGNLPVLRLFKGPLTFLFGSNEIEKEEEESSSVETPPTRYELDVPSVADLYSAGVKFVPTDGDLTTIRFDQATATLYLPKVRLDSNTEVIIRNLAAFEASAVPGTLFFIRYTDFTNGIIDTDEDVRLLRESGIIYNHLESDRKVASLWNGMGKCVKLSKVKYLDKAIADLNRYYKRTWSVAVVEYVRKYIFGSWPYLSLLAALVLLLLTCFQVFCSIYNCKRWMKDTNLFQE, translated from the exons ATGAAGCGCAGTGTCTCATGTGTGTCCGTTTTTTTTCTTTACACCTTGGTTTCTGAGTTTTTCTTCAACTGGAGATCATGGAATCCAAGAATGCAATTCAAGAAAAGATTGATCCAGATCGCTGGATTATTCAATAATCTGCGGATAGAGGAGGAAGAACAAGAAGAGTTATGTGTCTCTGTGTTTAGTGTGCCCAAGGACCTATTGGCAGCTAAGCCGGAAGCATACACTCCACAGTGTGTTTCCATTGGGCCATATCACCACTGGAGATCCGAGCTGAATGAAATGGAAAGATACAAGCTCGCTGCTGCCCGGGCATTCCAAAAACTAATTGAAGGTCACAGCTTCGAGTCCGTAGTCAAAGAGGTACGCAACTACGAGCGCCGAATTCGGAGCTGCTATCACAAATACCTCGACTATAACGGCGAAGCCCTGGCATGGCTCATGGCTTTGGACGCCTGCTTTGTGTTGGAATGCTTACACTTCTTGGCCAAGCCAGCTTACCAAGATTCTTCAGAGGGAATTCAGGTGGCAAAATGTTTAGACCCATTCGGCAGAAGCGGTACCCACAACGCCATATTGAGAGACGTGACGATGCTGGAAAATCAGTTGCCGCTGTTCCTCTTGCAGAAGCTGTTGGAGATCCAGCTGGGTTCAAAAGACATGGCAGAAGAAAGGCTCTCCAGTCTG GACGAGAAGCCGCCCTCGCCCGACCAAACAGGCGTGGCACAAGAATACAGCTGTTTATGGAAGGCTCTTACTTCGTTGGACATTGGCCCCATTCGAGAATTCAGGAAGCGTGTGCTGAAACATAGGGTCGTCCAGTTTCTAATGAAGTTGCCCCTACACCTCCTGTCTGTTTTGGGTAACCTGCCAGTGTTGCGCCTGTTTAAGGGTCCCTTAACTTTTCTGTTTGGATCCAACGAAatagagaaggaagaggaagaaagctCCTCTGTGGAGACTCCGCCTACACGGTACGAGCTGGACGTTCCGTCTGTTGCCGATTTGTATTCTGCGGGAGTGAAGTTCGTTCCCACTGATGGTGACCTCACAACAATTCGCTTCGATCAGGCGACTGCTACTCTTTATCTGCCCAAAGTAAGGTTGGACTCAAACACAGAAGTAATTATCAGAAATCTGGCAGCGTTCGAAGCTTCAGCGGTTCCGGGTACTTTGTTTTTTATTCGCTATACGGATTTCACGAACGGCATCATCGACACAGACGAAGATGTCCGACTACTGAGAGAGAGTGGAATCATTTACAATCATCTGGAGAGCGACAGGAAAGTGGCAAGTCTGTGGAACGGCATGGGGAAATGTGTGAAATTGTCAAAAGTAAAGTATTTAGACAAAGCCATTGCAGACCTGAATAGGTATTATAAGCGGACATGGAGCGTGGCGGTGGTGGAATACGTGAGGAAATACATATTTGGTTCATGGCCGTATCTGTCTTTACTGGCTGCGCTAGTTCTGTTGCTTCTCACATGTTTCCAGGTATTCTGCTCTATATATAACTGTAAACGTTGGATGAAGGACACCAATTTATTTCAGGAGTAA
- the LOC131047288 gene encoding putative UPF0481 protein At3g02645, translated as MERYKLAATRAFQKRIDGHRFESIVKEVRNYERRIRSCYNKYLEYNGEGLAWLMALDACLKRYPRRHNERRDDAGKLGAAVPVAETVGDPAGLKRHGRREALQYGKNCLYRIFSIFVQRARWSKAAYNREVSHILEALYFFLFTSPWKCDLIGKGDEDEQKPSLDRKSAAQEYSYLWKAFSSLDIGPIREFRKRVLRQRVIQFLIKLPLRLLSVLSKLPVLRLFKEPLTSLFRSNEAEKEGEGSSSVETPPTRDELAVPCVADLYAAGVKFLPTDGDLTTIHFHQASATLYLPKMRLDSNTEVIIRNLVAFEALVVPSDLSFIRYADFMNDIIDTDEDVRVLRERGIIYNHLENDGKVASLWNGMGKCVKLSKNKCSDKVIEDMNRYYKRTWSVAVVEYMKKYIFGSWSCLSLLAAIILLLLTCLEAFCSIYNCKRWMKDTNLFQE; from the exons ATGGAGAGATACAAGCTCGCTGCTACTCGGGCATTCCAGAAAAGAATTGATGGTCACAGGTTCGAGTCCATCGTCAAGGAGGTACGAAACTACGAGCGCCGAATTCGGAGCTGCTATAACAAATACCTCGAATACAATGGCGAAGGGCTGGCATGGCTCATGGCATTGGACGCCTGTCTT AAGCGCTACCCACGACGCCATAATGAGAGACGTGACGATGCTGGAAAATTAGGTGCCGCTGTTCCTGTTGCAGAAACTGTTGGAGATCCAGCTGGGCTCAAAAGACATGGCAGAAGAGAGGCTCTGCAATATGGTAAGAACTGCTTGTATAGAATTTTCTCCATTTTTGTTCAACGTGCCCGATGGTCCAAGGCTGCGTATAACAGAGAGGTGTCTCACATACTGGAGGcgctctatttctttcttttcacttctccgTGGAAATGTGATCTTATCGGAAAGGGTGATGAGGACGAACAGAAGCCTTCGCTAGACCGAAAAAGCGCGGCACAAGAATACAGCTATCTATGGAAGGCTTTTAGTTCATTGGACATTGGCCCCATTAGAGAATTCAGGAAGCGTGTGCTGAGACAGAGGGTAATCCAGTTCCTGATAAAGTTGCCCCTCCGCCTCCTGTCTGTTCTGAGCAAGTTGCCAGTGTTGCGCCTGTTTAAGGAGCCCTTAACTTCTCTTTTTAGATCCAACGAAGCAGAGAAGGAAGGTGAAGGAAGCTCTTCTGTGGAGACTCCACCTACACGAGACGAGCTGGCCGTTCCGTGTGTTGCCGATTTGTATGCTGCGGGAGTGAAGTTCCTTCCCACTGATGGAGACCTTACCACAATTCACTTCCATCAGGCGAGTGCCACTCTTTATCTGCCCAAAATGAGGTTGGACTCAAACACAGAAGTGATTATCAGAAATCTTGTGGCTTTCGAAGCTTTGGTGGTGCCCAGTGACCTCAGCTTCATTCGCTACGCCGATTTCATGAACGACATCATCGACACCGACGAAGATGTTCGAGTGCtgagagagagaggaatcatttaCAATCACCTGGAGAACGACGGGAAAGTGGCGAGTCTGTGGAATGGTATGGGGAAATGTgtgaaattgtcaaaaaataaGTGCTCAGACAAAGTTATTGAAGACATGAATAGGTATTATAAGCGGACATGGAGCGTGGCCGTGGTGGAATACATGAAGAAATACATATTTGGTTCATGGTCGTGTCTGTCTTTACTGGCTGCGATCATACTGTTGCTTCTCACATGTTTGGAAGCATTCTGCTCCATATATAACTGTAAACGCTGGATGAAGGACACGAATTTGTTTCAGGAGTAA